In Topomyia yanbarensis strain Yona2022 chromosome 2, ASM3024719v1, whole genome shotgun sequence, one DNA window encodes the following:
- the LOC131679668 gene encoding uncharacterized protein LOC131679668: MADESTATCGEGFNCVACDRPDAWCDLVQCEDCLNWWHQRCAGVTGSIKDHPWSCRNCIPASSAASKSTTGSAKARALTLQLAKLNEMRDAERKNLELKSQSDLAYIQQKYSILEEKLELDAEDDLPSGRSRISRKNAQANVVEWVRKQTGQEDGAVGVEDQQAAALPDEMQSCKANEMNQSHDKGAIPKHSPKPPLLERSAADRQKSNPMPLIPELTTPKLPSSKQLLLKGNLFIPKPQLMGQPKPRFPPTKLHLLVRDSVPSGTPNVAKTPRASGKSLLTTPGESDSIDINEDQDEIQPCLSEDGNLQSLVQQLGLGPADIPNIKQQYIHCAPSSSQLAARQVMPRDLPSFSGNPADWPVFISNFTTTTLACGYSPAENLIRLQRCLKGPALETVRSRLLLPESVPHIIETLRLLYGRPELLINALLAKVRSVPAPKAEKLESLIDFGIAVQGLCDHLEAANQRAHLSNPSLLLELVDKLPVHVRLDWAAYTREVAEVNLQDFGEFMSEVVRNASRVTLYSGVVKICEENSKSRRGTLNVHTDSEHPSNSSVPEKSCPACSGKDHRLKDCDRFKSYNVDGRWKLLQNTGICRNCLNFHGRRACRLNSVCGVGGCHFRHHPLLHSGPRSNELMQGEQSTIQSANAENHVHRCSEQAILFRIVPITLHGPEVDIETFAFLDDGSSLTLIESALVEQLGVGGDPQPLCLKWTGNMSRLEKASMIVQLAVSGCNTQQLEMKDVRTVKNLNLPRQTLDIEQLSSKHQHLRNLPIFSYYDAEPRILIGINNLRLMVPLQVKEGDVGEPVAVRTRLGWSVYGGTKSRETIPSLNYHDCQCSTDETLHNIVKDYFAKEDVGTHPHHALESDEEKRARYIMEHSTVRVGDRFETGLIWRYDNFEFPDSFSMALKRLECLERRMARNPVLKANLFRQIKEYEDKGYSNRVSEAELLEADPRRVWYLPLGAIIHPRKPEKVRMIWDASAKVDGISLNEMLLKGPDQLTVLPAVLFRFRQFSIAVSADIEEMFHRVLIRREDRHAQRYLFRSDPSKPPEVYIMNVATFGSACSPASAQYVKNLNASEFAESHPRAVEGVLKSHYVDDYLDSFPNEHEAKQVSADVRMIHTAGGFNIRGWRSNSKVVLEHLDEHTLSQPKYLNMDGAVNYTRVLGLLWLPEEDLLSFSVVLHKDLQNLIDKKEYPTKRLVLRVLMSFFDPLGMLAPFIIQGKILLQQIWRSGVKWDERIDSEAFMRWRQWTGLFPLVNNVRIPRCYFDSSTADHYNRMELHIFVDASEEAYAAVAYFRIVPPDGDIKVALVAAKTKVAPLKPMSIPRLELQAAVLGIRLMKFILESHPVKIARRVLHSDSSTFLSWIRCDPRRYKQYVALRVAEVLSESEVDEWRWVPSKMNPADIATKWGHGPPLDPDHEWYRGYKFMKLPETTWPPQRVAIPITEEEIRSCYTHHGISIPTPVVNFNRFSRWPTLLRGLAYVFRYVSNLHRRIKKQDTTAGYLTQEELRKAETHLIRMTQWEVYSDEMVTLHGNQHLSPERRQPLEKNSTLNKLTPVLDENGILRVDSRLNTAKNIAMETKFPIILPKKHPLAYLIVDHFHRQYRHANSETVVNEVRQLYNIPQLRPLVKNVARNCQECKIAKSMPRIPRMAPLPNARLALFTRPFTYVGVDLFGPLLVKLGRSNVKRWVALYTCLTTRAVHVEVVYNLSTEAFVMSMRRFVARRGSPVEVYSDNGTNFQGANRLLQEQIQKIAEGMAATFTNTTTRWVFNPPGAPHMGGAWERLVRSIKVAMAAVNSSGRKLDDEGLLTLIVEAESIVNSRPLTQQQWCSSAGSCHNR, encoded by the exons ATGGCGGATGAATCAACAGCGACATGTGGTGAAGGTTTCAATTGTGTAGCATGTGACCGTCCCGATGCTTGGTGTGACCTCGTGCAGTGTGAAGATTGCCTAAATTGGTGGCACCAGCGATGCGCCGGAGTCACCGGGTCGATCAAAGATCATCCCTGGTCATGCCGTAATTGTATCCCAGCTAGCAGTGCTGCGTCCAAAAGCACCACCGGTAGTGCAAAAGCAAGAGCACTTACCTTGCAACTAGCCAAGTTGAATGAGATGCGTGACGCGGAGAGGAAGAATCTGGAACTCAAATCGCAATCCGACCTCGCCTACATCCAGCAGAAATACAGTATTTTGGAAGAGAAGCTGGAGCTGGATGCGGAAGACGATCTTCCCAGCGGGAGAAGCCGTATCAGTCGCAAAAATGCCCAGGCGAATGTTGTAGAATGGGTTCGGAAACAAACAGGGCAAGAAGATGGCGCTGTAGGTGTAGAGGATCAACAAGCGGCCGCTCTGCCCGATGAGATGCAATCCTGTAAAGCAAATGAAATGAATCAGTCGCACGACAAGGGCGCGATTCCCAAACACAGTCCGAAGCCACCGCTGTTGGAACGATCGGCAGCGGACAGGCAGAAATCAAATCCGATGCCCTTGATTCCAGAGCTGACGACGCCAAAATTACCGTCTTCGAAACAACTGTTGTTGAAGGGAAATTTGTTTATTCCAAAACCACAGTTAATGGGACAACCTAAACCGCGGTTTCCTCCAACGAAGCTACATCTGCTGGTTCGGGATTCTGTACCTTCAGGTACTCCAAATGTGGCTAAAACTCCACGGGCATCGGGTAAATCCTTGCTAACCACGCCAGGAGAGTCCGATAGCATCGACATCAATGAGGACCAAGATGAAATTCAGCCTTGCCTAAGTGAAGATGGGAACCTTCAGTCGCTAGTACAACAACTTGGACTTGGCCCAGCTGACATTCCCAatataaaacaacaatataTTCATTGTGCACCCTCTTCCTCGCAATTGGCTGCGAGACAGGTAATGCCCCGTGACCTGCCATCCTTCTCCGGAAATCCTGCCGATTGGCCGGTCTTTATTAGTAACTTTACCACAACTACTCTTGCCTGTGGATACAGTCCCGCGGAAAACCTCATTCGATTGCAAAGATGCCTAAAAGGCCCGGCATTGGAAACCGTTCGCAGCCGTTTACTTCTCCCGGAGTCAGTCCCACACATCATAGAAACCCTTCGTTTACTATACGGTCGTCCTGAACTATTGATAAACGCACTTTTGGCGAAAGTACGATCTGTTCCTGCACCGAAAGCAGAGAAGTTGGAATCCCTGATCGATTTCGGAATAGCGGTTCAAGGCTTGTGCGATCACTTGGAAGCAGCCAATCAACGCGCTCACCTCTCAAACCCATCGTTGCTGCTCGAACTGGTCGACAAGCTGCCCGTACACGTGAGGCTTGATTGGGCCGCATACACACGAGAGGTCGCGGAGGTCAACCTGCAGGACTTTGGGGAGTTTATGTCCGAAGTAGTAAGGAATGCTAGTCGTGTTACACTCTATTCCGGAGTGGTAAAAATATGCGAGGAAAACAGCAAATCAAGGCGAGGGACGCTGAACGTACATACCGACAGTGAGCATCCAAGCAATTCCAGTGTACCGGAGAAGTCGTGCCCAGCGTGCAGTGGTAAAGACCATCGCCTAAAGGATTGCGATCGCTTCAAGTCATACAACGTGGACGGTCGGTGGAAGTTGCTGCAAAATACAGGCATTTGTcgtaattgtttaaatttccaCGGCAGGAGAGCGTGTCGATTGAACAGCGTTTGCGGTGTAGGCGGATGTCATTTTCGTCACCATCCCCTATTACACTCAGGCCCTCGCTCCAACGAACTAATGCAAGGAGAACAATCCACAATACAGTCAGCGAACGCTGAGAATCATGTCCATCGTTGTTCGGAGCAAGCCATTCTCTTCAGAATTGTCCCGATCACACTTCACGGACCTGAAGTGGACATAGAAACTTTCGCGTTTCTGGATGATGGTTCTTCTTTAACACTGATCGAAAGCGCTCTGGTGGAACAGCTAGGGGTAGGTGGTGATCCACAACCACTCTGCCTCAAGTGGACCGGAAACATGTCACGCCTAGAAAAAGCGTCGATGATCGTCCAACTGGCGGTATCGGGCTGCAACACACAACAGTTAGAAATGAAAGACGTGCGCACGGTGAAAAATCTCAACCTTCCACGTCAAACCCTGGACATCGAGCAACTGTCGAGTAAGCATCAACACCTGCGAAACCTACCAATATTCAGTTATTACGACGCGGAGCCACGTATCCTAATAGGAATCAATAATCTAAGGTTGATGGTCCCTCTTCAGGTAAAAGAAGGTGACGTCGGGGAGCCAGTTGCTGTACGCACCAGGTTGGGATGGAGTGTATACGGTGGAACGAAATCTCGCGAAACTATCCCTTCATTGAACTACCATGATTGCCAGTGTTCAACCGACGAAACACTGCACAACATCGTCAAAGACTATTTTGCCAAGGAGGACGTGGGAACTCATCCTCACCATGCGCTAGAGTCGGATGAAGAAAAAAGAGCCCGATACATAATGGAACATAGTACAGTTCGCGTTGGTGATAGGTTCGAGACAGGCTTGATCTGGAGATATGATAACTTCGAATTCCCAGATAGCTTTTCGATGGCGCTGAAGAGACTGGAATGTTTGGAGCGCCGGATGGCCAGAAACCCAGTGCTGAAGGCGAATCTGTTTCGACAAATTAAGGAGTACGAAGACAAAGGTTACTCCAATCGTGTCAGCGAAGCAGAACTGCTAGAAGCCGACCCGAGAAGAGTGTGGTATTTACCACTTGGAGCAATCATACATCCAAGGAAACCGGAAAAGGTCCGGATGATATGGGACGCCTCAGCCAAGGTCGACGGCATATCGTTGAATGAAATGTTGCTGAAAGGTCCTGATCAACTTACTGTGTTACCCGCTgtcctgtttcggtttcgtCAGTTTTCAATAGCCGTCTCAGCCGATATCGAGGAAATGTTTCACAGAGTCCTAATCCGTCGAGAAGACCGGCACGCTCAACGTTACCTATTCCGCAGCGATCCTTCGAAGCCTCCAGAAGTTTACATTATGAACGTGGCGACGTTCGGTTCGGCATGCTCACCCGCATCCGCCCAATATGTAAAAAACTTGAACGCGTCGGAGTTCGCAGAGTCTCACCCCAGAGCTGTAGAAGGGGTTCTCAAAAGCCACTATGTCGATGACTATCTTGATAGTTTCCCCAATGAACACGAGGCCAAACAAGTTTCCGCGGACGTGCGGATGATCCACACAGCGGGTGGTTTCAACATACGCGGGTGGCGTTCCAATAGTAAGGTAGTTCTCGAACACTTGGATGAACATACTTTGTCGCAGCCTAAATACCTGAACATGGATGGAGCTGTAAACTACACGCGTGTACTCGGTTTACTCTGGCTACCGGAAGAGGACTTGCTTAGTTTTTCGGTGGTACTTCACAAAGATCTGCAGAATCTGATCGATAAAAAAGAATATCCAACGAAACGACTGGTTCTTAGAGTTCTAATGTCATTTTTTGATCCTCTCGGAATGCTGGCTCCTTTCATAATTCAGGGTAAAATCCTACTGCAGCAAATCTGGCGATCAGGAGTTAAGTGGGATGAGCGAATCGATAGCGAAGCGTTCATGCGCTGGCGACAGTGGACTGGGTTATTTCCATTAGTCAACAATGTTCGTATCCCCAGATGTTACTTCGATAGTTCAACCGCGGATCACTACAATCGTATGGAGCTACATATCTTCGTAGACGCGAGTGAAGAAGCCTATGCAGCTGTAGCTTACTTTCGAATCGTGCCGCCGGATGGTGATATCAAGGTGGCATTGGTCGCCGCCAAGACAAAGGTAGCCCCGCTTAAACCAATGTCGATACCACGGCTGGAATTACAGGCTGCAGTACTTGGAATAAGACTGATGAAGTTCATTCTAGAAAGTCATCCGGTGAAAATCGCTAGAAGAGTTCTACATTCAGACTCTAGCACGTTTCTGTCCTGGATCCGGTGCGATCCCCGTCGCTATAAACAGTACGTTGCACTCCGTGTCGCAGAAGTACTCAGCGAGTCTGAGGTCGACGAGTGGCGATGGGTACCGTCGAAAATGAATCCTGCTGACATCGCTACTAAGTGGGGCCACGGACCACCCCTCGATCCAGACCACGAATGGTACCGTGGGTACAAGTTCATGAAACTGCCGGAAACTACGTGGCCGCCGCAACGTGTAGCCATCCCAATAACCGAGGAAGAGATTCGTTCATGCTATACGCATCATGGGATCTCTATTCCAACACCAGTAGTTAACTTCAACAGATTCTCAAGGTGGCCCACGCTGTTGAGAGGACTGGCGTATGTCTTTCGATACGTAAGCAACCTACACCGGCGGATAAAGAAACAAGACACCACTGCAGGATACCTTACGCAGGAAGAGTTGAGGAAGGCAGAAACGCACCTGATTCGCATGACACAGTGGGAAGTCTATTCTGATGAAATGGTGACGCTGCACGGCAATCAACATCTGTCGCCTGAACGCAGGCAGCCATTGGAAAAGAATAGTACATTAAACAAACTTACTCCGGTTTTGGACGAGAACGGCATCCTCCGAGTTGACAGTCGCCTCAATACTGCCAAGAATATCGCCATGGAGACGAAATTCCCGATTATTCTACCGAAAAAGCATCCGCTTGCATACTTGATCGTCGACCACTTTCATCGCCAATATCGGCATGCCAACAGTGAAACCGTTGTCAACGAGGTACGACAGCTGTATAATATCCCGCAACTTCGTCCATTGGTCAAGAACGTTGCTCGAAATTGCCAGGAATGTAAGATAGCAAAATCTATGCCAAGAATACCGCGAATGGCTCCTCTTCCGAATGCACGTCTGGCTTTGTTCACTCGACCCTTCACCTACGTCGGGGTTGACCTGTTCGGTCCGCTGCTGGTAAAACTAGGAAGAAGCAACGTGAAACGGTGGGTGGCATTATATACTTGCTTAACGACAAGAGCTGTACACGTGGAAGTTGTATATAATCTCTCTACTGAGGCGTTCGTGATGAGTATGCGTCGATTTGTGGCTCGTCGCGGAAGCCCTGTTGAGGTATACTCGGATAATGGGACGAACTTCCAAGGTGCGAATCGATTGCTTCAAGAACAGATTCAGAAAATCGCCGAAGGTATGGCAGCCACTTTTACCAATACAACAACCAGATGGGTGTTCAATCCTCCGGGCGCTCCCCACATGGGCGGTGCATGGGAACGTTTGGTGCGATCGATCAAGGTAGCGATGGCGGCGGTCAATTCGTCGGGGCGAAAGCTGGACGACGAAGGACTCCTCACACTTATAGTCGAGGCAGAAAGCATCGTCAATTCGCGTCCGCTGAC GCAGCAGCAATGGTGTTCGTCAGCCGGTAGTTGCCACAACAGATGA
- the LOC131679184 gene encoding sphingosine-1-phosphate phosphatase 2-like codes for MTATIEYLKSPDLVVKVQEFFGIDYLGRTGKIDPVKHNGCEQEHIKQSLNTHRPNKTVNGSTVTKNDDSSASTNCDKKSPEDSGKSEPYRVTNKFWYYLFIIGTELGDEIFYATFIPLWFWNVDSAVGRRVVMVWSAIMYVGQTLKDVIRWPRPSYPVSRLQKKWALEYGMPSTHAMVSVAIPFSVLIYTYDRYIYSMSAGLTFALVWCTVICVSRVYLGMHSVLDIIAGLVLVTTLMIPLIPIVDKLDYIIVTSHWSPVFVLAVSIMLIVFYPDSGIWTPTRGDTTLTVSVCAGIEIGAWLHYMLGDISSPVNPPPYEIIWPSYAMLGMLLLRTVLGLCCIVATRAFGKSISYAFVCFLLGRDKNELRRSENTLENKNKIIVELSYKFFTYGMIGFNTQYLLPKVFKLLKIGRPDFYTEV; via the exons ATGACCGCAACCATCGAGTATCTGAAAAGTCCAGACCTGGTAGTTAAAGTCCAGGAATTTTTTGGTATTGACTATCTGGGACGAACAGGAAAAATCGATCCCGTGAAACACAACGGTTGCGAACAGGAACACATTAAGCAATCGCTGAACACGCATCGTCCAAACAAAACCGTGAATGGGTCAACGGTGACGAAAAATGATGATAGCAGCGCTAGTACTAATTGCGATAAGAAATCACCGGAAGATAGCGGCAAAAGTGAACCTTATCGGGTGACTAACAAATTTTGGTATTACCTGTTCATTATCGGGACCGAACTGGGAGATGAGATCTTTTATGCGACCTTCATTCCGTTATGGTTCTGGAATGTCGACAGTGCTGTTGGGCGAAGGGTCGTTATGGTTTGGTCAGCCATTATGTATGTCG GTCAAACGCTGAAGGATGTGATTAGATGGCCTCGTCCGAGCTATCCTGTCAGTCGGTTGCAGAAAAAGTGGGCCCTCGAATATGGTATGCCTTCTACCCATGCAATGGTATCGGTGGCCATACCATTTTCCGTACTGATTTATACTTACGATAG GTACATTTACTCCATGTCAGCTGGGCTGACGTTCGCACTGGTCTGGTGTACCGTCATTTGCGTCAGTAGAGTGTATCTAGGAATGCACAGTGTGCTG GACATCATTGCCGGTTTAGTATTAGTAACAACGCTGATGATACCATTGATTCCAATCGTGGACAAACTAGATTATATCATAGTTACTAGTCACTGGTCGCCAGTTTTTGTGCTGGCCGTTTCAATTATGCTTATAGTATTTTATCCGGACTCCGGCATTTGGACGCCAACTAG aGGTGACACCACCCTCACGGTGAGCGTCTGCGCAGGCATTGAAATCGGTGCGTGGTTGCACTATATGCTCGGTGATATTAGTTCGCCGGTCAATCCGCCACCATACGAAATCATTTGGCCTTCCTACGCCATGCTTGGAATGCTGTTGCTTCGTACCGTACTGGGACTATGCTGCATTGTGGCCACCCGTGCCTTTGGAAAATCGATTTCCTACGCATTCGTGTGCTTCCTTCTAGGCCGTGACAAGAACGAACTTCGTCGTTCGGAAAACACGTTGGAAAATAAGAACAAAATTATCGTTGAGCTGTCGTACAAATTCTTCACGTACGGAATGATCGGATTCAACACGCAATACCTGCTGCCGAAAGTGTTCAAACTGCTAAAAATAGGACGACCGGATTTCTACACTGAAGTTTGA
- the LOC131679186 gene encoding glutaminyl-peptide cyclotransferase — protein sequence MPRLHCVCVLLAVIILQASAQVKFADGNLKQARENHRPKEISLAAIEKLSSLSKTSNLNDVLKRLLVERVVGTAGHEEVRNFIVEYLRKLAWQVELDEFEDETPIFGKLKFSNIVATLNPNAERFLVLACHYDSKYFKNQVFIGATDSAVPCAMMLDLASSMQSLLNAKKSDNSLSLQLVFFDGEEAFQQWGPKDSIYGARHLAERWEAEDKLKRIDMLVLLDLLGTPDPNFYSYFQNTESWYAQLLSVEERLDRAGHMDRYTYSSVAPNQRTVRYFQPRSYYAYIEDDHIPFLRRNVPILHLIPTPFPDVWHKLSDDGTAVDISTVQNLIKVFRVFIAEYLHLDM from the exons ATGCCACGACTACACTGTGTTTGCGTTCTTCTAGCGGTGATTATTCTGCAGGCTTCAGCCCAAGTCAAGTTTGCGGATGGCAATTTGAAGCAGGCAAGG GAGAACCACCGACCGAAAGAGATCTCGCTGGCAGCAATTGAAAAGCTATCGAGCCTTTCCAAGACTAGCAACTTAAATGATGTTCTGAAGCGCCTTCTGGTCGAGCGAGTTGTGGGAACTGCTGGTCACGAAGAGGTACGGAACTTTATTGTAGAatatttgcgaaaacttgcttGGCAGGTAGAGCTGGATGAATTCGAGGATGAAACCCCAATTTTCGGAAagctaaaattttcaaatattgttgCCACTTTGAACCCGAATGCGGAACGGTTTTTGGTACTTGCGTGTCACTACGACAGCAAATATTTTAAGAATCAAGTGTTTATTGGGGCAACCGACTCGGCGGTTCCGTGTGCCATGATGTTGGATTTGGCCTCGTCGATGCAGTCACTGCTAAACGCCAAGAAGTCCGATAACAGTCTAAGTCTTCAGTTGGTCTTTTTCGATGGTGAAGAAGCATTCCAGCAGTGGGGTCCAAAGGACTCTATTTACGGAGCCCGTCATCTGGCAGAGCGTTGGGAGGCAGAGGATAAACTCAAGCGAATTGATATGTTGGTGTTGCTTGATTTACTCGGAACGCCGGATCCAAATTTTTACAGTTACTTCCAAAACACCGAAAGTTGGTATGCTCAGTTGCTTTCGGTGGAGGAGCGTCTGGATCGGGCAGGACACATGGATCGCTACACGTATAGCAGCGTAGCGCCAAACCAACGAACGGTACGCTACTTCCAGCCACGTTCATACTACGCCTACATTGAGGATGACCACATCCCATTCCTACGGCGTAATGTACCGATTCTGCACTTGATCCCCACTCCCTTTCCCGATGTGTGGCACAAGCTGTCCGACGACGGCACTGCCGTTGATATAAGTACGGTGCAGAACCTGATCAAGGTTTTCCGCGTGTTCATCGCGGAATATTTGCATCTGGATATGTGA